TAGCATCGGCTATAACTTCCGAAAAAAATAGTATTATTGATGCTTTTAATAATTTAAAAAAAATATCAAAATCATCTTTAGAATCTCAGGCACTTATTCAACTTAAAACCGAATATTGTAATAAGAACAAATGTTTAAAATGTGCTATTGGTAATACTTTAATTTCGAGAAATATTTAAAATTTTTAATAATAAATTATTAAAATCATAGAAATGTTTAAACACTAAGTAATATCAAATTTTATAGTTAAATTGCAACATGAACAGTATTTATAAACCATTATTATTTTTTCAAAAACATGGATATTATGTTTGTCAGCGTATTGCAAACAAATTAGGAATTAGGGCTAAAGTAGTTAGAACCACTTTTATGTATTTAACTTTTGTTACAGTAGGTTTTGGTTTTGCCTTATATTTGTTTTTGGCTTTTTGGATGCGTATTAAAGATTTGGTATATACTAAACGATCATCTGTTTTCGATTTATAATTTTATGAACAACCCATTAATACGTTTTTTTAGAACTAAAATTTATACAGCCGTATTTTTATTGGTTTTTATTTTAGCAATTGGTATTGTTGGCTATAGAATAATATCTGATTATTCTTGGGTTGATTCAATTTATATGACTGTAATAACCATTACTACTGTTGGATTTGGTGAAGTAGTTCCGCTAGATGATCAATCTAAAATTTTTACAATTTTTTTAATATTAGCAAGTGTTGTTATTGTTGGTTATGCACTTTCTACTATTACGGAGTACATTTTAAGTAAAGATCATATTGAAGAATTAAAATATAAAAAGATGCAAAAAAAGATAGATAGTTTCAAAAATCACGTGGTTGTTTGCGGTTATGGCAGAAATGGTAAACAAA
The nucleotide sequence above comes from Flavobacteriaceae bacterium HL-DH10. Encoded proteins:
- a CDS encoding PspC domain-containing protein, with the translated sequence MNSIYKPLLFFQKHGYYVCQRIANKLGIRAKVVRTTFMYLTFVTVGFGFALYLFLAFWMRIKDLVYTKRSSVFDL